From Nicotiana tabacum cultivar K326 chromosome 15, ASM71507v2, whole genome shotgun sequence, the proteins below share one genomic window:
- the LOC107807724 gene encoding UPF0481 protein At3g47200-like: MDKQSAKGTKVTREEGWNVGNEKFADINPEEWSITFHQESNSTSHEISENERKWLCSVENSPAIGSSEKPKIQMVPKMHRENEANRRCYEPLVVAIGPFHHEKSKLQPMEKYKVLLANQFAKESSKEKSVSIDVLYTRVKDIVPSARDCYAKDSIKDYNDEEFAKMMFLDGCFILQYIHCLVTRNYKQLQMKSHDIAFIRRDLFLLENQLPFEVLHVLMSCRFKKDEGMEMIKTFISSAHAKPLQSHGLIQNIKYLFLDFFGKISEREKPSLTQEETSKNQIPAHLLEILRAQLIDPNAFSEGGCYLRGEWCSYRSARELSRAGIHFECGKRRCLSDIKFNSFRFSALLTLPPITIDDSTKSELLNLVAYEACPDTPDDFGVTSYLCLMDSLIDHAEDVKELRSKGILLNFLGSDQEVANLFNEIATDLVPNPHAFIDVKHKIENHYNNKGKVWVAEWKNTHFDSPWTVVAFIAAIFLILLQVADTVLAAFQVKFAEPPK, from the coding sequence ATGGATAAACAATCTGCTAAAGGAACTAAGGTTACTAGAGAAGAAGGTTGGAACGTCGGTAATGAAAAGTTTGCTGATATTAATCCAGAAGAATGGAGCATTACATTCCATCAAGAATCAAACTCAACTTCTCATGAAATcagtgaaaatgagagaaaatggctaTGTTCTGTGGAGAATTCCCCTGCCATTGGCTCTTCTGAGAAGCCAAAGATACAGATGGTCCCCAAAATGCATCGCGAGAATGAAGCAAACAGAAGGTGCTATGAGCCTCTTGTGGTCGCAATCGGTCCATTTCACCACGAAAAATCCAAGCTTCAACCTATGGAAAAGTACAAGGTATTACTGGCAAATCAGTTTGCTAAAGAAAGTAGCAAAGAAAAATCAGTATCTATTGATGTGCTTTACACAAGGGTCAAGGACATTGTGCCCAGTGCTAGGGACTGCTATGCTAAGGACTCAATTAAAGATTACAACGACGAGGAATTTGCAAAGATGATGTTCTTGGATGGCTGTTTCATTCTCCAATATATTCACTGCCTTGTCACAAGAAACTATAAGCAGCTGCAGATGAAGAGCCATGATATAGCTTTCATTCGTCGTGATCTTTTCTTACTTGAAAATCAGTTACCTTTTGAAGTCCTGCATGTGTTAATGAGCTGTAGGTTCAAGAAAGATGAAGGAATGGAGATGATTAAAACGTTCATCTCGAGTGCACATGCAAAGCCTCTTCAAAGCCATGGATTAATTCAAAATATCAAGTATTTATTTCTTGATTTCTTTGGCAAGATTTCTGAAAGAGAAAAGCCTTCCCTTACCCAAGAAGAAACCTCAAAAAATCAAATTCCTGCTCATCTCCTCGAGATATTAAGAGCACAACTCATAGACCCGAATGCTTTCTCAGAAGGCGGATGCTATCTAAGGGGTGAGTGGTGCTCGTATCGTTCAGCTAGGGAGCTGAGCAGAGCAGGAATCCATTTCGAGTGTGGAAAGAGACGTTGTCTTTCAGATATTAAGTTCAATTCATTCCGTTTCTCAGCTCTTTTAACACTTCCACCTATAACCATAGATGATTCAACCAAGTCGGAGCTATTAAACTTAGTTGCATACGAGGCATGCCCCGATACACCAGATGACTTTGGAGTTACATCTTATCTTTGCCTGATGGATTCACTAATTGATCATGCTGAAGATGTGAAGGAGCTGAGATCAAAAGGTATACTATTAAACTTTCTTGGAAGTGATCAAGAAGTAGCAAATCTCTTCAATGAGATAGCAACAGATTTGGTGCCAAATCCTCATGCCTTTATTGATGTGAAACACAAAATTGAGAATCATTACAATAACAAAGGAAAAGTATGGGTTGCTGAGTGGAAAAACACTCATTTTGATAGCCCATGGACTGTTGTTGCATTTATTGCAGCAATTTTTCTCATTCTTTTACAAGTAGCTGATACAGTTCTAGCAGCTTTCCAGGTCAAATTTGCAGAACCACCAAAATAA